One Danio rerio strain Tuebingen ecotype United States chromosome 7, GRCz12tu, whole genome shotgun sequence genomic window, AATTGTATCCTATCAATAGTCCAACCTCACAATTTTGAAGTGGGGGAATTTTGTCTGCTAGAGTGGCTAGATGTTTCAAATGACTTGCAGTCTCCATTGTAGGGATGTGTGCGCGATCCACAGGAATGCATTCTTTGGTGTATGCAGGGGGTAGATCTATAATCAGTGAGGAATTGAAACCTCTAACTCGAAGACCAGAAATCCTTTCACTTGACATCAAGGAGTCCTTTCCAACCAAAGTAGTGAGTTTAAGCGTCACGGGACAGGAGTCGACTTTAAGACTTTTGCATACTGCACATTCAATAAAGACTGAATCGCTTTGTGTGTCTAACAGAGCATAGACGAGCTTCTCAGAAACTGGGTCTTTATGTGTGGACAACCACACTGGCACAATCATAGAGGTGTTAACAGGCGTGCATCCAGATTCTACACTCAATGACATTGTCGCAACTCCTTCATGGACATTTTCTGGGCTCTGAGCAGAAGAAGACCTCACCTTTCTATTGAAGCTGTCATCATGTAGGCAGGTAGGGTGTCTTCCCTTACAGGTGTTGCAGCAATGTCGGGAGCGGCAGTCCTTGGCACTGTGACCCAGCCTCAAACATCCATAGCACAATCTTGTATCCTTTACGAACTGTCTACGTTCTTCAAGAGACCTTTCAGAGAATTTAGAACACTCATGAATTTGATGTTCACCATTTTGACAGAACAGACATGGCTTATTGACCTTTCCAGTGGGCTTTGAATTATCATGCTGTGTGACAGTCTTTGTATGGAAGACATTAGCTTTAGGTTTACTGACCTTGAAATAATTTTTCTCTTTGTTAGGTTCTGAAACATGAAGGGCATGAAAGGATGTGACTGGATTACAGGCAACTTCAGCTTCAACAGACATGAAATGGGCGAATTCTTGAAAAGTTGGAAAATCTTGTGTTTCACTCAACGTTTGTGTGGATTGACGATTCCAGCGGGCAGCCGCCCAATCAGGGAGTTTGCTTACAAGCTTCCTATTCTCTTCACAATCATTCAATATTTCCAGTCCCTTTACATGTGGCATTGCATCCTTACATGAGTTCAAGAAATCAGAGAAATTTCGAAGTCCTACCGAGTCCTTGGATTGAATTTTAGGCCAGCATGCGAGTTTCTCTCTGAATGCTCGTTGTATGATGAATGGCTGTCCGTAGCGATCTAGAAGCCTCTTCCACGCGTCCTTGTAAGCCTCCTCATCATTTCTGTAAAAGATACCATCTAGCACTTTCAGAGCAGGCCCAGTAACGTACTTCTTCAGGTAGTATAACTTGTCTCCTGAAGAGATATGCCTTTTATCAATGAGTGATTGAAATGAAGCCTTCCACTCTATGAAGTGAATGGGGTCACCACTGAAAACTGTGGGCTCTGGCATAGGAAGTCTGTCTAGTGTTATGCTATCTTGGACAGCCTGCGCTAATTGAGACACATCAGCATTGGGACCCTGTGATGAAATGTTAGGCGTTGGATTAACGGAGGATAAGTATACTGGTTTATGCGTGGGAGGGCTTACAGGTTGCTGCAGCCCTTCATCTTGATTAACAGTGTCAACAGTTTCTTCCTTGTCATACACCTCCAGTCTTGCTCTAGCTGCTCTTACCTCCTTCATCGCTTGGAGCCTTTCAAACTCGCCTTTTTGAGCCTCAAGTtcctttctttgcttctcttctAGAAGTCGTAATTTTTCTCTTTGCTCCCTTTCTTCTATTACAGTAGCATATTCTGCTTCCTTAGCTGCTAGCTCTGCTGCTGCCTCTATGCGTTTAGCCATTAGTATAGAATTCAGAGAGGGTTGACTTATAGGTGTACTGGATTTGGAGCTGATGCGTGAAACAGTAGAACCATAAACAGAGCGAGCGTAGTCTCGTTCAAGCAGCTCACGTAAATGCCCCTTTACGGTTTCATTGTCAAAGCCTCCATCTACCCCTGAGATCCTCTCGTATGCAATTTTTACTATATCCTTTGTAACAGCATCACAAGCATCAATTTTCCGTCTCATATCAGTGGGTGGAGTTACATTACTTCTAACCCTTATGTATGCATTCATCACACTGTCCTTTTCCTTTTCCAATGAGTCTATGAGTGTTGCTAATTCACTCTCAGAAATGTCTAATTTCAACTGACTTCTTGCTTTCCGAGCCTCAGCCTTCCATTTTTCATATGCATGCATAAGCTTTCTTTCTGCTTTATGAGACTCCTCCCTTTGATATGCAAGCATCCTGTCTGTCTGAGTTCGTTCACGGGTAGAGCGACGTACATTTGTGTCTAATTCTTCAGATTGAACTTCTATTTCTTCATCAACTTCTTTGTTTTGAACATTATCAATTTGTTCGTTTACTTTTGCAGGAGTGCACAAATTGGAACCGTGATCCGTCATCATTTACATCAGCAAATAATGTCAGTGGGTGCAAGCTCTTACTGTAACAGCCCGGTTGGAGAAATAAAAGGATTAAACTCATGCACTGATGTTGCGCTGTCCTCCTTTGTGCCTTTATTGTTGCATTTGCCGTCCTTAAAGACTGTACAACACCGTAAGAGCTAAGAACAGatgaataaacacaaatagaAAAGATGTAATGAATAATAGTTCACATaataagacaaaacaataaacttagtgacaatattataaagtatctgcaaatatatgactaattttacaataaaatagcaATTTAAATTATTAGCAAGCCAACAGATGCATCAAATTTTAGCAATATGTATAAAAATGTCCTCATCTACCTTGTTCTCCCTTCCAACCAGGTGTTCAAACAATGAAGatgaacagaacaaaaaacaaactcaaatatgCATTAAATCTCTCTTAAATCAGTCCTTAAATGTAACTTTAGCTCCGTGCATTTCTCTGTACAAGCGATCGCTCTCTCCCTCGTGCTAGGCGCACTTCTCCGATCTCCCTGCTTCCGTGATCTGCGCGCGCTCGCGCACCTGACCACTTCCGGCAAGCCGCGCATCAAAATAAGGGCCTCTATAGgctaaataacaaaaacacaacaatttttaaagaaatagagAAGTAATTAAAAGCAGCATAAATAATTAACACTGAAACCTAACTTAAATAACTTGGGGTTATTTACAATAAGGGACGATTTTTGTCCCATATTTTTCATCAGTCTTTAAATGTAGCTTTTTATGAAAATCATCCCACACGCATTTCCTGAAGATGCCTCATTTCCTGCTTTTGATTGGGTAATACTCTATGTCATCGTTAGTTTAACTTGTCTTTGTCCAGTGAGGAGGGCGGGTCTTCTAAGCAGAGTCTGTCAAGTCTTGACAGAGAGTAATGGCAGATGCTTCTCCAGGTAACCCTCCGTGTCTTAAAGTTTAAACGCAAGCGACTTTGAGAATACCGCAGAGAGTGGGAGGAAACGAATACCTGGCTGCAGAGTGCTAGGAATTATTATTAAGCCAACTGCCGGATTTGTCGGAGAGCGCTCTCTGTGGCTCATGGTGGTCTGTGGGACAACATGCCTCTGGAGAGCAGCATTCCTGCAATGACAGAGCTCACAAAAATCGAACCACAGTCAAACAGTTCTTCGTACCCCAAGTCTCTCTTGAAGCAGACATGGTAATGACAGTGACCCAGTCTGTGAACATCTAGCTGGagtcttctttttttaatttactgttttcTACATGAAATAAAGAACATTCTgagaaaataatactaataaatggatttaatataaactaattaaaacaatGTCAACAACTGAAATCACAGTGAAGTGAATGGCTACAGTCAAACTTTATCTCAGAGTTAGATTTGGCCTGCTTTTCACTCACTGGGTCAcaaattttaatttgtaaaaattctgtaaaCGCAATGTAAATGGATCATATTCCAGTGTATTATTATGATTTGTTTGTTAAGGTTAAGTCAGGCACACAAGCATTTATTTAATACTtgaaacattatatttaaaacaataataaacaacataatgcccaagtaagaaaaataaactagtaaattgcAACTTTCCTTATTTGAAAATTAGAAATAGGCTGCATGAAAActttgctacactgtaaaaaaaatcctggttgccttaatttttagGCTGAATCAAATCAATCATGAGTtcaacagcttgcataacttataaaattcaGACAGAACATGACTAACTTAGTTTACTAATTAAaatgacctaaaacatatgctgtcaggactaattgatcatagcatttttacagtgtagctaatgTTTATGTATGTGCTGTTTCCATATTTGGATACGTGTTACTGCAAATAATGACAAACATTTTAGCCAAAATCTGTCATCAATACCACCCTTTAAAATTAGGTTCATTAGTATTTTCTCCTCTCCTCTAGGTTACAGCAGCTGAGTTAACGCAAGTGTACGAAACTATTAAACAACACCAGCTATATCAGTGCTGCAGAGTTGTAAAAGAGAAAGACTGACTGCATCTGTTTACACAGACttcaataaaatacagtttattttaatgtccaGGTGTTCATACTttcctaaaaatatattttaaattggaATTTACCACCACCACTGACATGCTATTGGGCCTGTCATCACTGTGGTCAAGGCCCCAGAGGGATATGGCCCCTCCTGCTTATTTTTTTGTATCAAAAGTGGTAACCCTAGCTTGAGCTTGAAAAATTCTGACGTGCAGCGCTTTAAGAAAGGAagagattaaacaagatgattagaaattttaaaaagtaagcgATATTGttctatatttaataattttggcCAGAGAGGtcttgttttgatcctcgattggcctcacgcagtcaagtgatggattttcacaggtcagagttcactaaaCTTGAACTTTCCATCGCACTTGTCACACCAGCTTGCGTAtctggtctgatgcattcgcatgcgtatgaatggaagtctatggggagaaaactGCAGTGTGTCTGGGGCTTTATGCTGGTATAGCAAGTGGGACAGGGCTTAGATATTTGGGAGTTCTGCTAGGCATTTGGTACGAGCTTATTTAGCATCACCTGTGTGCCACATTGGTCTTAATTCCCACAGAGCAGCTTTTCTCAGTCCTGACCCTCGTGCCATGGTGTTGGATATTTTGCATGTTTCTCTCATTCAACACAGCTGATTTACATAACCAGCTCGTTAGAAGAGCtcaaaataatcacaaataatTAGATTTGACAATGTAGCTATACATGTAAATCTGAGGATTGAAATCCACTGAACCTAACCTGAGAACCCAGTTTTGTAGTTATGACAGAACACAGAGATATTGTGCTGATGGGGACATATAAAAAGATGAATATTGTGCTGTGGTGAAATACATGCTGTCAGTCACTGGATTATTGAAGCTGAAAGCACAcggaaagtaaataaaaacagatacAAATGTTGAGTTGGATTTTCCATGTGATGCAGTTACGGAAATATGAATTTTGAATTATATAGACTCAACTCTCTACCACATTTAAATGAATACACTTGCAAAGACTACAGAATCACACAGAGAggacatatgcaaaaaaaaaaaaaaaaaacatgaatgaggAAGAAAAATGAAAAAGTCCTTTGTTGagagtaataaacaaataatgtgaCGTGCTGAATGACGGATGAGAGCAGATATAGAATAATCATATAGTCTGGAGCTGCAGACAGAAACATCAGACTGAGGACAGAAACACACCAGCTCTAAGGTCAGAACTCACATCTACATTATTTACACACAAATAGACTTCAGACATATAATGCTAATGATTATGAATCGTCTTATGAAACTAAAATATGTTCTCAATGTGTTTCTTCTTTAGAAATGGCTCAATCTCTACATTTCCCTCTTCTCCTCATTGGTGAGtgtgtttgtagttttatttatggtttatagTTTCATTAGGTTTGACTCTGTTCTGAAAAGCATTAAAGCAAAGTGTCTCTTTCACAGCTCTCTGCTCCATATCTGAATGTGTTCAGCGTCAGTATCACTTTATAAATGAGAAGAAGACCTGGACTGAAGCTCAGAGTTACTGCAGAGAGAAATACACAGATCTGGCCACTGTTGACAACATGAATGACATGAAACAGCTGATGACGAGTGTGAATAATGAACAAATCTGGTTTGGTCTTCAGAGGACGGGTGTTTATAATTATAATTGGTCTTCAGGTGATCCTGTGCTCTATCTGAACTGGGGATCTGGACAACCAGCTGGCAGTGATAATTGCACTTATATTTCAAATGGACTGTGGTATGTTATGCCATGCATCACCAGCTTATCCTTCATCTGCTATAACAGTGAGTACAAACCCCTTAAGTAACTAAAGTTAACTAATGGTAACAAATTTTAGTAAAGATGATTCAAATAAACTTTAA contains:
- the LOC141375266 gene encoding uncharacterized protein, which gives rise to MMTDHGSNLCTPAKVNEQIDNVQNKEVDEEIEVQSEELDTNVRRSTRERTQTDRMLAYQREESHKAERKLMHAYEKWKAEARKARSQLKLDISESELATLIDSLEKEKDSVMNAYIRVRSNVTPPTDMRRKIDACDAVTKDIVKIAYERISGVDGGFDNETVKGHLRELLERDYARSVYGSTVSRISSKSSTPISQPSLNSILMAKRIEAAAELAAKEAEYATVIEEREQREKLRLLEEKQRKELEAQKGEFERLQAMKEVRAARARLEVYDKEETVDTVNQDEGLQQPVSPPTHKPVYLSSVNPTPNISSQGPNADVSQLAQAVQDSITLDRLPMPEPTVFSGDPIHFIEWKASFQSLIDKRHISSGDKLYYLKKYVTGPALKVLDGIFYRNDEEAYKDAWKRLLDRYGQPFIIQRAFREKLACWPKIQSKDSVS